In Clostridium sporogenes, one genomic interval encodes:
- a CDS encoding TetR/AcrR family transcriptional regulator, with product MPKGFTENEKIIITEKLIKECKLNWQKYGYKKTSIDVLCRDIGISKGSFYSFFDTKEDLFYQVIKETQEHLYEIVEERISQNQSKYGVAEALKEIYLEYSKSSFMYDTKNPDFLSFFNKLSEQQRKELTEKSYIGTKFMLNKPFLSLKIDEDLAISILTAMLTSISQKDKMLCDSVKVFGFMIDNLIDDIFN from the coding sequence ATGCCCAAAGGATTCACCGAAAATGAGAAAATTATAATAACTGAAAAATTAATTAAAGAATGCAAATTAAATTGGCAAAAATATGGCTACAAGAAAACAAGCATTGATGTTTTATGCAGAGATATTGGTATTTCGAAAGGGTCATTTTACAGTTTTTTTGATACGAAAGAGGATTTATTCTATCAAGTCATCAAAGAAACACAAGAGCATTTGTATGAAATAGTTGAAGAACGAATTTCACAAAACCAAAGTAAATATGGAGTTGCAGAAGCATTAAAAGAAATATATTTGGAATATAGTAAAAGTAGTTTTATGTATGATACTAAAAATCCAGATTTTTTGAGTTTCTTCAATAAATTAAGCGAACAGCAGAGAAAAGAATTAACTGAAAAGAGTTATATCGGAACAAAGTTTATGCTAAATAAACCATTTCTTTCATTAAAAATTGATGAAGATTTAGCTATCTCAATTCTGACAGCGATGTTAACAAGCATATCTCAAAAAGATAAGATGTTATGCGATTCTGTAAAAGTTTTTGGATTTATGATTGATAATTTAATTGATGATATATTTAATTAG
- a CDS encoding histidine phosphatase family protein has translation MNRSLLDLLRSGGYILYVRHGEATVGEDQPNLNFLYCFTQRNLSGTGRRQAIYYGQIIRNLQIPINYPVLTGPLCRTIETAQLAFGTVNVQIDPFWFQVYRLSGNLFAAEQRRILDSLQTRLEIIPPQGSNMVIVAHSFPKGIGLGQIPDMGTVIVKPLGQGNGYEVVAKLSLADLLNLERY, from the coding sequence TTGAATAGATCGTTACTAGATTTATTAAGGAGTGGAGGATATATACTATATGTTAGACATGGGGAAGCCACTGTTGGAGAAGACCAACCTAATCTAAATTTTCTATACTGTTTTACTCAAAGAAATCTTTCAGGAACAGGAAGAAGACAAGCAATTTACTATGGGCAAATTATTCGTAATTTACAAATTCCTATTAATTATCCCGTCTTAACGGGCCCGCTTTGTAGAACCATAGAAACGGCACAATTAGCTTTTGGAACGGTAAATGTTCAAATAGACCCATTTTGGTTTCAGGTTTATAGGCTAAGTGGAAATCTATTTGCTGCAGAGCAACGAAGAATACTAGATTCTCTTCAGACAAGGTTGGAAATTATACCGCCTCAGGGTAGTAATATGGTCATTGTCGCTCATAGCTTTCCAAAAGGAATTGGCTTGGGCCAAATCCCAGACATGGGAACAGTAATTGTTAAACCGCTGGGGCAGGGGAATGGTTACGAAGTTGTTGCTAAATTGTCCTTAGCGGATTTATTGAATTTAGAAAGATACTGA
- the arsM gene encoding arsenite methyltransferase yields the protein MSNSKKISNFKKVDVRNAVRNSYRKIAIGNAKEDGCCGGSINLKKSSIEISRKIGYSDEEISTVPQEANMGLGCGNPQLITNIKEGETVIDLGSGGGFDCFLASKKVGSKGYIIGVDMTPEMISKSRIMSRKYRYRNVDFRLGEIENLPVADNTADVIISNCVINLSPNKQRVYNEAYRVLKKGGRVAISDIVLIRELTKEMKQDEKLYCGUVTGASSVEELKLYLEKAGFSDIRIDTQEVSKEYAEKWGHNLKVGEYIMSASIKAIK from the coding sequence ATGAGTAATTCTAAAAAGATAAGTAATTTTAAAAAGGTAGATGTTAGAAATGCTGTTCGTAATAGTTATAGAAAAATAGCTATTGGAAATGCAAAAGAGGATGGCTGCTGTGGTGGAAGTATTAATCTTAAAAAATCTTCCATAGAGATATCACGTAAAATTGGATATTCTGATGAAGAAATATCAACTGTTCCACAGGAAGCTAATATGGGGTTAGGTTGTGGAAATCCTCAATTAATAACTAATATTAAAGAAGGCGAAACTGTTATAGACCTTGGAAGTGGAGGCGGATTTGACTGTTTCTTAGCCTCAAAGAAAGTTGGGTCTAAGGGATATATTATTGGAGTTGACATGACTCCAGAGATGATTAGTAAATCAAGAATTATGTCTAGGAAATATAGGTATAGAAATGTAGACTTTAGATTAGGTGAAATTGAAAATCTTCCTGTAGCAGATAATACTGCGGATGTAATTATTTCAAATTGTGTTATAAATTTATCTCCCAATAAACAAAGAGTATATAATGAAGCTTATCGTGTATTAAAAAAAGGTGGTAGAGTTGCTATTTCTGATATAGTTCTTATTAGAGAATTGACTAAGGAAATGAAGCAAGATGAGAAACTTTATTGTGGATGAGTGACTGGGGCATCTTCAGTTGAAGAATTGAAATTATATTTAGAAAAGGCTGGTTTTAGTGATATTAGAATTGACACTCAAGAAGTCTCAAAGGAATATGCTGAAAAATGGGGACATAACTTAAAAGTTGGAGAATATATTATGTCCGCATCAATAAAAGCAATAAAATAA
- the arsB gene encoding ACR3 family arsenite efflux transporter: MSLDKKKEKKGLGVFERYLTIWVALCIVVGILIGRFIPQIPETLNKFEYYNVSIPTAILIWLMIYPMMLKIDFSSIVGVSKKPKGLIVTCVTNWLIKPFTMYLIASFFLKVVFKSFISANLATEYLAGAVLLGAAPCTAMVFVWSYLTKGDPAYTLVQVAVNDLIILVAFAPIVAFLLGVSDVTVPYGTLILSTILFVVIPLTMGYLTRKSIIKNKGIEYFNDVFLKKFDNVTIIGLLLTLVIIFSFQGEIILNNPLHILLIAVPLTIQTFLIFTIAYGWAKLWKLPHSIAAPAGMIGASNFFELAVAVAISLFGLKSGAALATVVGVLTEVPIMLTLVRIANNTRGWFSTEIIDK; this comes from the coding sequence ATGTCTCTAGATAAGAAAAAAGAAAAGAAAGGTCTTGGAGTATTTGAGCGGTATCTTACTATATGGGTAGCACTTTGTATTGTAGTAGGAATACTTATTGGTCGATTTATTCCTCAGATACCTGAAACTTTAAATAAATTTGAATACTATAATGTATCCATTCCAACTGCTATTTTAATTTGGCTAATGATATATCCAATGATGTTAAAAATTGATTTTAGTAGTATAGTAGGTGTAAGTAAAAAGCCTAAAGGGTTAATAGTTACTTGTGTTACTAATTGGCTTATAAAGCCATTTACAATGTATCTTATAGCATCATTTTTCTTAAAGGTTGTGTTTAAATCTTTTATTTCAGCAAATCTCGCTACAGAGTATTTAGCAGGAGCAGTATTATTAGGTGCTGCACCATGTACAGCAATGGTATTTGTATGGAGTTATCTTACTAAAGGGGACCCAGCATATACCTTAGTTCAAGTAGCTGTAAATGACCTAATTATATTAGTAGCATTTGCACCAATTGTGGCATTTTTATTAGGGGTAAGTGATGTTACAGTTCCTTATGGGACATTAATATTATCTACTATTTTATTTGTAGTTATACCTCTAACAATGGGATATTTAACAAGAAAATCAATTATAAAAAATAAAGGAATAGAATATTTTAATGATGTATTTTTAAAGAAATTTGATAATGTAACTATTATAGGATTACTTTTAACTTTAGTCATTATTTTTTCATTCCAAGGAGAGATTATATTAAACAATCCGCTTCATATTTTATTGATTGCAGTACCTCTTACAATTCAAACATTTCTTATATTTACTATTGCTTATGGATGGGCAAAGCTATGGAAACTACCTCATAGTATTGCAGCACCAGCAGGAATGATAGGAGCAAGTAATTTTTTTGAACTAGCAGTTGCAGTTGCAATATCTTTGTTTGGATTAAAATCAGGAGCGGCACTTGCTACAGTAGTAGGTGTTTTAACCGAAGTACCTATAATGTTAACTCTAGTTAGAATTGCTAATAATACAAGAGGATGGTTTTCAACAGAAATTATAGATAAATAA
- the arsA gene encoding arsenical pump-driving ATPase: MFKKFNVEDINLTEYLFFTGKGGVGKTSTACAVAVTLADKGKKIMLVSTDPASNLQDVFNTELNNKGVHIKEVPNLVVANFEPEEVAAEYKESVISPYRGKLPEVVLKNMEEQLSGSCTVEIAAFNEFSTFITDEKVEKEYDHIIFDTAPTGHTLRMLQLPSAWSNFINESTHGASCLGQLSGLESKKEVYKNAVNTLADKDRTTLILVSRPEVSPLKEAERASKELQDIGVNNQVLVINGVLEEHEDYLSNAIYTKQQKALEDIPESLKVVETFQIPLRPYNVTGLENVRAFLKNNNIKYNDEKLNTTNVPKLNKVIEDLYNTDKKVIFTMGKGGVGKTTIAAAIAVGLAKKGKKVHLTTTDPADHLKFVLDEDYGITLSHIDEKEELEKYKEEVLSKARKTMSEDDIAYIEEDLRSPCTQEIAVFRAFAEIVERSENEVVVIDTAPTGHTLLLLDSTQSYNKEIQRSQGDIPKSVKKLLPKLRNEEHTEVIIVTLAETTPVYEAMRLQEDLNRAGIHSKWWVINSSFYVADTTNSILKVKANNEIQWINKVNEISKGNFAVIEWMPEEVKGEMLNRLIK, from the coding sequence ATGTTTAAAAAATTTAATGTGGAAGATATAAACTTAACAGAATATTTGTTCTTTACTGGTAAAGGTGGAGTTGGTAAGACTTCAACGGCTTGTGCTGTAGCAGTAACTTTAGCTGATAAAGGGAAAAAAATTATGCTTGTTAGTACAGATCCAGCTTCAAATCTTCAAGATGTATTTAATACAGAATTAAATAATAAGGGAGTTCATATAAAAGAAGTTCCTAACTTAGTGGTTGCAAACTTTGAGCCAGAAGAAGTAGCTGCTGAGTATAAAGAAAGTGTAATATCTCCTTATCGTGGCAAACTACCAGAAGTAGTTTTGAAAAATATGGAGGAACAGCTTTCAGGTTCATGTACTGTTGAGATTGCTGCATTTAATGAATTCTCAACCTTTATAACTGATGAAAAAGTAGAAAAAGAGTATGACCATATTATATTTGATACAGCACCAACAGGTCATACACTAAGGATGTTGCAGCTTCCTTCAGCATGGAGTAATTTTATTAATGAAAGTACACATGGTGCTTCATGTTTAGGACAGCTTTCAGGACTTGAAAGTAAAAAAGAAGTTTATAAAAATGCAGTAAATACTCTAGCGGATAAGGATAGAACTACACTTATACTTGTATCACGCCCGGAAGTATCACCTTTAAAGGAAGCTGAAAGAGCTTCTAAAGAACTTCAAGATATAGGGGTAAACAATCAAGTTTTAGTTATTAATGGAGTACTTGAAGAGCATGAAGATTATCTTTCTAATGCTATTTATACTAAACAACAAAAAGCATTAGAAGATATTCCAGAATCACTAAAAGTTGTTGAAACTTTTCAAATTCCATTAAGACCGTATAATGTAACAGGTTTAGAAAATGTAAGAGCTTTTTTAAAGAATAATAATATTAAATATAATGATGAAAAATTAAACACTACTAATGTACCTAAATTAAATAAGGTAATAGAAGATTTATATAATACTGATAAAAAAGTAATATTTACAATGGGTAAAGGTGGTGTAGGTAAAACTACAATAGCTGCTGCAATTGCTGTAGGATTAGCTAAGAAAGGAAAGAAAGTACATTTAACAACTACTGATCCGGCGGATCACTTAAAGTTTGTATTAGATGAGGATTATGGAATTACTTTAAGCCATATAGATGAAAAAGAAGAACTAGAAAAATATAAAGAAGAGGTATTAAGTAAAGCACGAAAAACCATGAGTGAAGATGATATTGCTTATATTGAAGAAGATCTAAGATCACCTTGTACTCAAGAAATTGCAGTATTTAGGGCCTTTGCAGAAATAGTTGAAAGGTCAGAAAATGAGGTTGTAGTTATTGATACAGCACCAACAGGACACACTTTATTACTTTTAGACTCTACTCAAAGTTATAATAAAGAAATTCAACGTTCACAAGGAGATATTCCAAAATCAGTTAAGAAGCTTTTACCTAAGCTTAGAAATGAGGAGCACACAGAAGTAATTATCGTAACATTAGCTGAAACAACCCCAGTTTATGAGGCTATGAGACTTCAGGAAGATTTAAATAGAGCTGGCATTCACAGTAAATGGTGGGTTATCAATTCAAGTTTTTATGTAGCTGATACAACAAATTCTATCTTAAAGGTAAAAGCCAATAATGAGATACAGTGGATTAATAAAGTGAATGAAATATCTAAAGGCAATTTTGCAGTTATAGAGTGGATGCCTGAAGAGGTTAAGGGGGAGATGCTTAACCGCTTAATAAAATAA
- the arsD gene encoding arsenite efflux transporter metallochaperone ArsD, whose translation MKKMIIFDPAMCCSTGVCGPSVDPELLRVSTTINRLKNNGVLVERHNLTSNPQIFVDNKEINEILNREGVEILPVTMVDDVIVKTKAYPTNKEFCELLDISEDYLKVTIKNPSKGCNCKDGCC comes from the coding sequence ATGAAAAAAATGATAATTTTTGATCCAGCTATGTGTTGTTCAACAGGGGTTTGTGGACCATCTGTAGATCCGGAATTATTAAGAGTTTCTACAACAATAAATAGATTAAAGAATAATGGAGTCTTAGTTGAAAGACATAACCTAACTAGTAACCCACAAATATTTGTTGATAATAAGGAAATAAATGAAATTCTAAATAGAGAAGGAGTAGAAATACTTCCAGTTACAATGGTTGATGATGTTATTGTAAAGACAAAAGCTTATCCAACTAACAAGGAATTTTGTGAATTATTGGATATATCGGAAGATTATTTGAAAGTTACTATAAAAAACCCATCTAAAGGTTGTAATTGTAAAGATGGATGTTGCTAA
- a CDS encoding ArsR/SmtB family transcription factor has translation MSLNYDDNAKIIKALSDSSRLKIIDILSCGEKCACDILEHFDFTQPTLSHHMKVLMDCGLVKSRKDGLWSYYSLNITNCNKLILFFMNIITDTDDCICKNKSKCDCK, from the coding sequence ATGAGCTTAAATTATGATGATAACGCAAAAATTATTAAAGCGTTATCAGATAGTAGTAGACTAAAAATAATTGATATATTGTCCTGTGGAGAAAAGTGTGCTTGTGATATATTGGAGCACTTTGATTTTACACAGCCAACGCTTTCTCACCATATGAAGGTTCTAATGGATTGTGGCCTTGTAAAATCTAGAAAAGACGGTTTATGGTCATATTATTCATTAAATATTACTAATTGTAATAAATTAATTTTATTTTTCATGAATATTATAACGGATACAGATGACTGTATCTGTAAGAATAAATCAAAATGTGATTGTAAATAA
- a CDS encoding C-GCAxxG-C-C family protein, whose product MNNIDFDKIRKVAEDYYRNGDFYCSEAVVKTIRDEFKIEVSDDVIAMASGFPVGMGGSGCTCGAITGGIMALGMVFGRKEAKDPRVVKSMELSKNLHDDFKKEHKSLCCRFLTKDMELGSKEHMDQCIAFTGEAAERVARIIVENSK is encoded by the coding sequence ATGAATAATATTGATTTTGATAAAATAAGAAAAGTTGCTGAAGATTACTATAGAAATGGAGATTTTTATTGTTCAGAAGCGGTAGTTAAAACTATTAGAGATGAATTTAAAATAGAAGTTTCAGATGATGTTATAGCTATGGCATCAGGATTTCCAGTAGGTATGGGAGGTTCAGGATGTACTTGTGGCGCTATAACAGGTGGAATAATGGCACTTGGTATGGTGTTTGGTAGAAAAGAAGCAAAAGACCCTAGAGTTGTAAAATCCATGGAATTAAGTAAAAATTTACATGATGATTTTAAAAAAGAACATAAAAGTCTTTGCTGTAGATTTCTAACAAAAGACATGGAATTAGGTTCAAAAGAGCATATGGATCAATGTATAGCTTTTACAGGTGAAGCAGCGGAAAGAGTAGCAAGAATAATAGTAGAAAATAGTAAGTAA
- a CDS encoding arsenate reductase ArsC yields MKPKVAFICVHNSCRSQMAEALGKLFASDIFESYSAGTETKPVINQDAVRIIKKLYGVDMNECHTSKLLDDIPKIDIAIKMGCNVICPFLPAKHTEDWRLEDPTGKSDEEFINTAKIIEDKIKDLANRIKNKQIDLDK; encoded by the coding sequence ATGAAACCCAAAGTGGCTTTTATATGCGTTCATAATTCTTGTAGATCTCAAATGGCAGAAGCTTTAGGGAAGCTATTTGCATCAGATATTTTTGAATCTTATTCTGCTGGAACAGAAACTAAACCAGTAATAAATCAGGATGCTGTAAGAATTATAAAAAAACTATATGGAGTGGATATGAATGAATGCCATACTTCCAAACTTTTAGATGATATTCCTAAAATCGATATTGCTATAAAAATGGGGTGTAATGTGATATGTCCATTTTTACCAGCAAAACATACAGAGGATTGGCGATTAGAGGATCCTACAGGTAAAAGTGATGAAGAATTTATTAATACGGCAAAAATTATAGAAGATAAAATTAAAGATTTGGCAAATAGAATTAAAAATAAACAAATTGATTTAGATAAGTAA
- a CDS encoding DUF1259 domain-containing protein translates to MITYKVQYGDTLYTIAHRFGICIGMLALSNNIFWPHQIFEGQELLIPIAVPNKDLNSRNHRAKYDLETIKNIFSQEGTTTGGVLKFTFPRFDLKVRINDIIIEPDLALTSWVAFNQLGNHSMMMGDLVLLENEVGPIMSSLIENGIEVTALHNHLLHESPRIMYLHIKGEGDPIKLAQSVKNALSLTTTPFNIKKQQPPSQIDWTVVEGILGHKGSHKGKVLQLSVPRTTIISEDGHQLSPAMGISHAINFQSVGWNVATTGDFVLLANEINPVISILKKNNIAVTAIHNHMFTEVPRLFFMHFWAVDKPKKLAQAFRAVLDLAK, encoded by the coding sequence ATGATAACTTATAAAGTTCAATATGGCGATACGCTATATACTATAGCGCATCGTTTCGGAATTTGTATTGGCATGCTTGCATTGTCCAACAACATATTTTGGCCACATCAAATATTTGAAGGGCAAGAACTATTAATTCCAATTGCAGTACCAAATAAGGATTTAAATTCTAGAAATCATAGAGCAAAATATGATTTAGAAACCATAAAAAATATTTTTTCTCAGGAAGGCACTACTACTGGAGGAGTTCTTAAGTTTACTTTTCCACGTTTTGATTTAAAGGTTAGAATAAATGACATTATAATAGAACCTGATCTAGCACTGACCTCCTGGGTCGCCTTTAATCAATTAGGAAATCACAGCATGATGATGGGAGACCTTGTTTTACTGGAAAATGAAGTAGGTCCTATTATGTCAAGTCTAATTGAAAATGGAATTGAAGTAACAGCGCTTCATAATCATCTACTGCATGAGTCACCACGAATTATGTACCTGCACATTAAAGGAGAAGGAGACCCAATTAAACTTGCTCAAAGTGTAAAAAATGCACTCTCTTTAACAACAACCCCATTTAACATAAAAAAACAACAACCTCCTTCTCAAATTGATTGGACAGTAGTTGAAGGGATTTTAGGACACAAAGGCTCCCATAAAGGTAAAGTGCTGCAACTATCAGTTCCGAGAACTACAATAATTTCAGAGGATGGTCATCAGTTATCTCCAGCCATGGGAATATCACATGCCATCAATTTTCAATCAGTAGGATGGAACGTTGCTACCACAGGTGATTTTGTTTTATTAGCAAATGAAATCAACCCAGTTATCAGCATATTAAAGAAGAATAATATTGCCGTAACTGCTATTCACAATCATATGTTTACTGAAGTTCCCCGACTATTCTTCATGCATTTTTGGGCAGTTGACAAACCAAAAAAATTAGCACAAGCATTTAGGGCTGTTCTTGATTTAGCGAAATGA